A stretch of Lathyrus oleraceus cultivar Zhongwan6 chromosome 6, CAAS_Psat_ZW6_1.0, whole genome shotgun sequence DNA encodes these proteins:
- the LOC127094189 gene encoding intermediate cleaving peptidase 55, mitochondrial-like codes for MLFLSQQEKEGQIAGVEATLDTFKADKAYPMRKLREILPDMIRRSSKLYHNVQTVTAAYTELEAFKKLAYCNNALLLTMLHSKTYPDEGMLAAKVEYECKVRGAQRLGFNSVVGGGPNGSVIHYSRNDQKIKDGDFVLMDVGCELHGYDSDLTRTWPPCGTFSSAQEGLYELILETNKHCVELCKLGASIRQIHNRSVEMLQKGLKEFGILKGFGSSSYHELEPKQ; via the coding sequence ATGTTGTTCTTGTCACAACAAGAAAAAGAAGGGCAAATAGCAGGAGTTGAGGCAACATTGGATACATTCAAGGCTGACAAGGCTTATCCAATGAGAAAATTGCGCGAGATCCTTCCAGATATGATAAGGAGATCCTCAAAATTGTATCACAATGTTCAGACTGTTACAGCAGCATATACGGAACTGGAGGCTTTCAAGAAGCTTGCTTACTGTAACAATGCACTTTTGTTGACGATGCTGCACTCAAAGACATACCCCGATGAAGGTATGCTAGCTGCAAAGGTTGAATATGAATGCAAAGTGAGAGGTGCCCAGCGATTGGGTTTCAATTCCGTGGTTGGTGGCGGGCCTAATGGAAGTGTTATACATTACTCTAGGAACGATCAAAAGATTAAAGATGGAGATTTTGTTTTGATGGATGTGGGATGTGAGTTACATGGCTATGACAGTGATCTCACACGTACCTGGCCACCTTGTGGTACCTTCTCTTCCGCACAGGAGGGGCTTTATGAGCTTATACTGGAAACAAACAAGCATTGTGTGGAACTTTGTAAGCTTGGTGCAAGTATTCGACAAATACACAACCGTTCGGTTGAAATGCTGCAGAAAGGACTAAAGGAGTTTGGAATTTTGAAAGGTTTTGGAAGCAGTTCCTACCATGAGCTTGAACCCAAACAATAG